The Streptomyces sp. NBC_01275 genome has a segment encoding these proteins:
- a CDS encoding DoxX family protein, whose product MGHDIGMLVIRLALGLMLVAHGSNKAFGPGGLGGTTAWFASLGLRPAWLHARLAAAMEIAAGVLLGAGLLTGLACAAYVGLMLVAALTDHRGKGYFVFKGGCEYVLLVALVAVGVASAGPGAWSLDGVLGLEVAGAWWAVGAAAAGAGAAAGLLAASYRPPAVAEGEAG is encoded by the coding sequence ATGGGCCATGACATAGGCATGCTGGTGATCCGCCTGGCCCTCGGGCTGATGCTGGTCGCCCACGGGTCGAACAAGGCCTTCGGGCCCGGTGGACTCGGCGGCACGACCGCCTGGTTCGCCTCACTCGGGTTGCGTCCGGCATGGCTGCACGCACGGCTCGCCGCGGCCATGGAGATCGCAGCGGGAGTCCTCCTCGGCGCCGGCCTCCTGACGGGCCTGGCCTGCGCCGCGTACGTGGGCCTGATGCTCGTGGCCGCCCTCACCGATCACCGGGGCAAGGGCTACTTCGTCTTCAAGGGCGGTTGCGAGTACGTGCTGCTCGTCGCCCTGGTGGCCGTCGGCGTCGCGTCCGCCGGACCCGGCGCGTGGTCGCTGGACGGCGTGCTCGGACTCGAGGTCGCCGGCGCCTGGTGGGCCGTGGGCGCGGCGGCGGCGGGCGCGGGCGCAGCGGCGGGCCTCCTCGCCGCGTCCTACCGGCCGCCCGCGGTCGCCGAGGGCGAGGCCGGCTGA
- a CDS encoding amidohydrolase family protein produces the protein MSGDSHIIEPVDLFKTRLPKAMRERALWEEEFTLDEPIVPGGHTEFKKLHTIGFDGWTISKYRQTGGETPDGDPEHIIRDMNLDGVDASVMFPNLSLFVLFTDDHELSMAHARVWNDYLVERYLPYKDRLRPTAAIPLTDVPAAVAEIERCARLGLGAILLPEIPPLPYYAREYDPVWAAAQAHGLPVFIHVATGGVKVREDVSDTAVTVRGLMTSMNMGKGNLTDDMVAGRTMGSAVGSAVAGPQGIIASLVGGGVCERFPDLHFNLIEYTAGWLVSFMGYMDKAWKTGTGQDPDWWLGFWDDNRPATEQPSMGRLFAINDKWPYPLKPTEYVRRQIHVQFADDPTAVKARHITGLSTVMWGNDYPHAEGTFRSSADCIAENFEGVDDEDRAAILGGTLADVVHFDKTRKLAPVKVAEDA, from the coding sequence GTGTCGGGCGATTCGCACATTATCGAGCCCGTCGATCTGTTCAAGACCCGCCTTCCCAAGGCCATGAGGGAACGGGCTTTGTGGGAAGAGGAGTTCACGCTCGACGAGCCGATCGTTCCGGGCGGGCACACCGAGTTCAAGAAACTGCACACGATCGGGTTCGACGGCTGGACCATCTCCAAATACCGGCAGACCGGCGGGGAGACCCCGGACGGCGATCCCGAGCACATCATCCGGGACATGAACCTCGACGGCGTCGACGCGTCGGTGATGTTCCCCAACCTCTCGCTGTTCGTCCTGTTCACCGACGACCACGAGCTCTCCATGGCCCACGCCCGCGTGTGGAACGACTACCTCGTCGAGCGTTACCTCCCGTACAAGGACCGGCTGCGCCCGACGGCCGCGATCCCGCTCACGGACGTCCCCGCGGCCGTGGCGGAGATCGAGCGGTGCGCCAGGCTGGGGCTCGGCGCGATCCTCCTGCCGGAGATCCCGCCCCTGCCGTACTACGCGCGGGAGTACGACCCGGTCTGGGCGGCCGCCCAGGCGCACGGGCTGCCGGTGTTCATCCACGTGGCCACCGGCGGGGTGAAGGTCAGGGAGGACGTGTCCGACACGGCGGTGACCGTGCGGGGCCTGATGACGTCCATGAACATGGGCAAGGGCAACCTGACCGACGACATGGTGGCGGGCCGGACCATGGGCAGCGCGGTCGGGTCGGCCGTGGCCGGTCCGCAGGGCATCATCGCCAGCCTCGTCGGCGGCGGCGTGTGCGAGCGCTTCCCCGACCTGCACTTCAACCTGATCGAGTACACGGCCGGCTGGCTGGTCTCCTTCATGGGCTACATGGACAAGGCGTGGAAGACGGGCACCGGCCAGGACCCGGACTGGTGGCTGGGCTTCTGGGACGACAACCGTCCGGCGACGGAACAGCCCTCCATGGGACGGCTGTTCGCCATCAACGACAAGTGGCCCTACCCGCTCAAGCCCACCGAGTACGTCCGCCGGCAGATCCACGTGCAGTTCGCGGACGACCCGACGGCCGTCAAGGCCCGCCACATCACGGGCCTGTCGACGGTCATGTGGGGCAACGACTACCCGCACGCCGAGGGCACCTTCCGCAGCAGCGCGGACTGCATCGCCGAGAACTTCGAGGGCGTCGACGACGAGGACCGCGCCGCCATCCTCGGCGGCACCCTGGCCGACGTCGTGCACTTCGACAAGACCAGGAAGCTGGCCCCGGTGAAGGTCGCCGAGGACGCCTGA
- a CDS encoding NEW3 domain-containing protein, whose protein sequence is MRVTSVESTELFTGTQDQPHQVVAVDLEHEPGRPVRVSVAGPGVHGVGESVVTVGEDGTVRAEIPVAAGLSPGDRRPITVTAEDAGAGLLVRHAAEFTAAEPGWTMFMVSHFHYDPVWWNTQAAYTETWDVADDPALTGLPARTFDSRGQSGMSLVRAHCDLARRDPAYTFVLAEVDCLKPYWDAFPEERAFLRQLIRAGRVEIMGGTYNEPNTNLTGAEATVRNALYGDGFQRGIIGATPETAWQLDAFGHDPQFPGLMADAGVTSSSWARGPFHQWGPTLSVFGEEPRDPRRMQFPAEFSWIAPSGRGLLTAYMVNHYGAGWAVDNAPTLPEAEAAALKLFQGLKKVALTRNVLLPVGGDYAPPCRWVMGIHRDWNARYVWPRFVSGIPRDFFAAVREELEREGRTASPQTRDMNPVYTGKDVSYIDTKQAQRHGETLLADAEAWATLASLVAGRPYPDAALDKAWRQLIYGAHHDAITGSESDQVYIDLLTGWRELYDLARAVHADATDALARRVVALPGGAPDLVVFNSATWRRRDVLTVADPGLVPLDLTGLPLPAVREDGELRVVVPEVPGLGLKALSLAEGPVPGWTAGEGTTIRNEFYEVTVDPARGGGVSSLRTLTEGGRELLRPGDVGNELVVQEEYPRHPRFGEGPWHLTPTGATAARSRDVTADIDVEHSPAGSRITVRADLGLFRYTQRLTLWTGVDRLDVTTTVDGYDGADRLIRVRWPSDVRGGLPVHEVADAVIGRGFGFVEVDSERFPWTLDNPANTWFGLGSTARVAVHDGAGALLGHRSIGVAELVFTDWDAAGELGAPLAAALVRAGVTATSTIAGGPRYGDLEVDSNLPDIRIAVGGPERNPLVAEALGWDPAAARELRRQLAEKGLAAVWVAPRASLREEWVPGADLRDLERLPLLLVAGARAEDDAKAVDSLVADLDDATVQATAAGGGEALPPGDAWDGRGFAILNRGTPGCVVTSSGDLYMSLMRSCTGWPSGVWVDPPRRTAPDGSGFQLQRWSHTFEYAVVAGEGDWRELGWPRAGHAFNHPLTARLRRPCETPADLPRTGALLRLEPEGRVLLDALKPAGSPLARGGTAPVDPARGVVVRVHEVDGRPVRALLAGPSAWTEGARADVLERPGEPLAPGPDGVLELDLTGFQVATVLASPSADGRVEGPGVAAHEPAQPVHTRYWLHNSGPAPRGNLPVAVYLSPAALTADGPVTATVRVSSELTDAPVSGTVALEAPPGWTADPAELPYALGPGGFTLTEVTVTPPPDPVPGRHRLAARLTYGGQTYEDTVALDVPGEAPDGGPDGRTGPSLVLELGVDRVAVRRGERVRVPVSVRNTTRGPIDGTLWAVSSWGAWAGVEPGCQGFAVPAGEELRSVVEVDGSAVPPGSYWLMAKAGWHGCVAYTEAVVLEVTE, encoded by the coding sequence ATGCGCGTCACCTCTGTCGAGTCCACCGAGCTCTTCACCGGCACGCAGGACCAGCCGCACCAGGTGGTCGCCGTCGACCTCGAGCACGAGCCCGGCCGGCCGGTCCGGGTGAGCGTGGCGGGGCCGGGCGTCCACGGCGTCGGGGAGAGCGTCGTCACCGTCGGCGAGGACGGGACCGTACGCGCCGAGATACCCGTGGCCGCCGGCCTGTCCCCCGGCGACCGCCGGCCGATCACGGTCACCGCCGAGGATGCGGGCGCGGGCCTGCTGGTCCGGCACGCCGCCGAGTTCACGGCCGCCGAACCGGGCTGGACCATGTTCATGGTCAGCCACTTCCACTACGACCCCGTCTGGTGGAACACCCAGGCCGCCTACACCGAGACCTGGGACGTCGCCGACGACCCGGCCCTCACCGGGCTGCCCGCCCGCACCTTCGACTCGCGCGGCCAGAGCGGCATGAGCCTGGTCCGGGCCCACTGCGACCTGGCCCGGCGCGACCCGGCGTACACCTTCGTGCTCGCCGAGGTCGACTGTCTCAAGCCCTACTGGGACGCCTTCCCCGAGGAGCGGGCCTTCCTGCGGCAGCTGATCCGCGCCGGCCGGGTCGAGATCATGGGCGGCACCTACAACGAGCCCAACACCAACCTCACCGGCGCCGAGGCGACCGTGCGCAACGCGCTGTACGGCGACGGCTTCCAGCGCGGGATCATCGGAGCGACGCCGGAGACCGCCTGGCAGTTGGACGCGTTCGGGCACGATCCGCAGTTCCCGGGGCTGATGGCGGACGCGGGGGTCACGTCCAGTTCCTGGGCGCGCGGGCCCTTCCACCAGTGGGGGCCGACCCTGTCGGTGTTCGGCGAGGAGCCGCGTGATCCCCGACGGATGCAGTTCCCGGCCGAGTTCAGCTGGATCGCCCCCTCCGGACGGGGACTGCTGACCGCCTACATGGTCAACCACTACGGCGCCGGCTGGGCCGTCGACAACGCGCCCACCCTGCCCGAGGCGGAGGCGGCCGCGCTCAAGCTGTTCCAGGGGCTGAAGAAGGTCGCGCTCACCCGCAACGTCCTGCTGCCGGTCGGCGGCGACTACGCCCCGCCGTGCCGCTGGGTGATGGGCATCCACCGCGACTGGAACGCCCGTTACGTCTGGCCGCGGTTCGTCAGCGGCATCCCCCGGGACTTCTTCGCCGCTGTACGGGAGGAGTTGGAGCGGGAGGGGCGCACCGCGTCGCCGCAGACCCGGGACATGAACCCGGTCTACACCGGCAAGGACGTCTCCTACATCGACACCAAGCAGGCCCAGCGGCACGGCGAGACGCTGCTCGCCGACGCCGAGGCCTGGGCGACCCTCGCCTCCCTCGTCGCCGGGCGCCCCTACCCGGACGCGGCCCTCGACAAGGCCTGGCGGCAGCTGATCTACGGCGCCCATCACGACGCCATCACCGGCTCGGAGTCGGACCAGGTCTACATCGACCTGCTCACCGGCTGGCGGGAGCTGTACGACCTGGCGCGGGCGGTGCACGCCGACGCGACCGACGCGCTGGCCCGCAGGGTGGTCGCGCTGCCCGGCGGCGCGCCCGACCTGGTCGTCTTCAACTCCGCGACCTGGCGGCGCCGGGACGTGCTCACCGTCGCCGACCCGGGCCTGGTCCCGCTGGACCTCACCGGTCTGCCGCTGCCCGCGGTACGCGAGGACGGCGAACTGCGGGTCGTCGTACCGGAGGTGCCCGGCCTGGGCCTCAAGGCGCTCTCCCTCGCGGAGGGCCCCGTGCCCGGCTGGACGGCGGGCGAGGGCACCACGATCCGCAACGAGTTCTACGAGGTGACGGTCGACCCCGCGCGCGGCGGCGGCGTCAGCAGTCTGCGCACGCTCACCGAGGGCGGCCGGGAGCTGCTGCGCCCCGGGGACGTGGGCAACGAGTTGGTGGTGCAGGAGGAGTACCCGAGGCACCCCCGCTTCGGCGAGGGCCCCTGGCACCTCACGCCGACCGGCGCCACGGCCGCCCGCAGCCGGGACGTGACCGCTGACATCGATGTCGAGCACTCGCCGGCCGGTTCCCGCATCACCGTCCGCGCCGACCTGGGCCTCTTCCGGTACACCCAGCGGCTCACGCTGTGGACGGGGGTCGACCGGCTGGACGTGACGACGACCGTCGACGGCTACGACGGGGCCGACCGGCTGATCCGGGTGCGCTGGCCCTCGGACGTGCGCGGCGGGCTGCCGGTGCACGAGGTCGCGGACGCGGTGATCGGGCGCGGCTTCGGGTTCGTGGAGGTGGACAGCGAGCGGTTCCCGTGGACGCTGGACAACCCGGCCAACACCTGGTTCGGCCTGGGCTCCACGGCCCGCGTGGCCGTCCACGACGGCGCGGGCGCGCTGCTCGGACACCGGTCGATCGGCGTCGCCGAGCTCGTGTTCACCGACTGGGACGCGGCCGGCGAGCTGGGCGCCCCGCTCGCGGCGGCCCTGGTGCGCGCGGGCGTCACGGCCACCTCGACGATCGCGGGCGGCCCGCGCTACGGAGACCTGGAGGTCGACTCCAACCTGCCCGACATCCGGATCGCCGTCGGCGGCCCCGAGCGCAACCCCCTGGTGGCCGAGGCCCTCGGCTGGGACCCGGCGGCCGCCCGCGAGCTGCGCCGCCAGCTGGCCGAGAAGGGCCTGGCCGCCGTGTGGGTGGCGCCCCGCGCCTCGCTGCGCGAGGAGTGGGTGCCCGGCGCCGACCTGCGCGATCTGGAACGGCTGCCGCTGCTCCTGGTGGCCGGCGCCCGCGCCGAGGACGACGCGAAGGCCGTCGACTCGCTGGTCGCCGACCTGGACGACGCGACCGTACAGGCCACGGCGGCCGGCGGCGGCGAGGCGCTGCCGCCCGGCGACGCCTGGGACGGCCGGGGCTTCGCGATCCTCAACCGGGGCACCCCGGGCTGTGTGGTCACCTCCTCCGGCGACCTCTACATGTCCCTGATGCGCTCCTGCACCGGCTGGCCCTCCGGCGTCTGGGTCGACCCGCCCCGGCGCACCGCCCCGGACGGCTCCGGCTTCCAGCTGCAGCGCTGGTCGCACACCTTCGAGTACGCGGTCGTCGCGGGCGAGGGCGACTGGCGTGAGCTGGGCTGGCCGCGCGCCGGACATGCCTTCAACCATCCGCTCACCGCACGGCTGCGCAGGCCCTGCGAGACGCCGGCCGACCTGCCGAGGACGGGGGCCCTGCTGCGGCTGGAGCCCGAGGGCCGGGTGCTGCTGGACGCGCTGAAGCCGGCCGGCTCCCCGCTGGCCCGGGGCGGGACCGCGCCCGTCGACCCCGCGCGGGGGGTCGTCGTACGGGTGCACGAGGTGGACGGACGGCCGGTGCGGGCGCTGCTGGCGGGCCCCTCGGCGTGGACCGAGGGCGCCCGGGCGGATGTGCTGGAACGGCCCGGGGAGCCCCTGGCCCCCGGGCCGGACGGCGTGTTGGAGCTGGACCTGACGGGCTTCCAGGTGGCGACCGTGCTGGCCTCGCCGTCGGCCGACGGGCGGGTCGAGGGTCCCGGTGTCGCCGCGCACGAGCCCGCGCAGCCGGTGCACACCCGCTACTGGCTGCACAACTCGGGTCCCGCGCCCAGGGGGAACCTGCCCGTGGCGGTCTATCTCTCCCCGGCCGCGCTGACCGCCGACGGCCCGGTCACCGCGACGGTCCGGGTCTCCTCCGAGCTGACCGACGCGCCGGTGTCGGGGACGGTGGCCCTGGAGGCCCCGCCCGGCTGGACCGCCGACCCCGCCGAACTGCCGTACGCCCTCGGCCCAGGCGGCTTCACCCTCACCGAGGTCACCGTCACACCCCCACCGGACCCGGTCCCCGGCCGCCACCGGCTCGCCGCGCGGCTGACGTACGGCGGGCAGACGTACGAGGACACGGTCGCCCTGGACGTGCCGGGCGAGGCCCCGGACGGCGGACCGGACGGACGGACCGGGCCGAGCCTGGTGCTGGAGCTGGGCGTCGACCGGGTCGCGGTGCGCCGGGGTGAGCGGGTCCGGGTGCCGGTGAGCGTGCGCAACACCACCCGGGGCCCGATCGACGGAACCCTGTGGGCGGTGTCGTCCTGGGGCGCCTGGGCCGGTGTCGAACCCGGCTGCCAGGGCTTCGCCGTGCCCGCGGGGGAGGAACTGCGGTCCGTGGTCGAGGTGGACGGCTCGGCGGTGCCCCCGGGCTCGTACTGGCTGATGGCGAAGGCCGGCTGGCACGGCTGCGTGGCCTACACGGAGGCGGTCGTGCTGGAGGTCACCGAATGA
- a CDS encoding MurR/RpiR family transcriptional regulator: protein MPSTDVTALIRTELPRLAGSLRKVGELILEDPAAVTHCSAAELGRRTGTSQATVTRFCRAIGLDSYQHLLIELAHERGRGESSEWGSAEIGPDISPDDSLERVVQVVGTADLRAVQQTIDRIDLDAIERAAQAVARARRIDVYGVGGSGAVAQETETRLFRIGCAVRGWTEVHAATTSAALLTPADVAIGISHSGATRETIEPFELAKERGATTVALTADPRSPLARAADVRLISSSSETSFRTGSIGARHSVLMLIDCLYVRVGQLSYQRASASLALTDHIAGAHAVKSRRTR, encoded by the coding sequence ATGCCCTCGACCGATGTCACCGCTCTGATCCGCACCGAACTGCCCCGGCTGGCCGGCTCCCTGCGGAAGGTCGGTGAGCTGATCCTGGAGGATCCGGCCGCCGTCACCCACTGCTCGGCCGCGGAGCTGGGCCGCCGCACCGGCACCTCCCAGGCCACCGTCACCCGGTTCTGCCGGGCCATCGGCCTCGACTCCTACCAGCATCTGCTGATCGAGCTGGCCCACGAGCGCGGCCGGGGCGAGTCCTCCGAGTGGGGCAGCGCCGAGATCGGCCCGGACATCTCCCCCGACGACAGCCTGGAGCGGGTCGTGCAGGTCGTGGGCACCGCGGATCTGCGAGCCGTCCAGCAGACCATCGACCGGATCGACCTGGACGCGATCGAGCGCGCGGCCCAGGCCGTCGCCCGCGCCCGGCGCATCGACGTCTACGGCGTCGGCGGCAGCGGCGCGGTCGCCCAGGAGACGGAGACCCGGCTGTTCCGCATCGGCTGCGCGGTGCGCGGCTGGACCGAGGTGCACGCGGCCACCACCTCCGCCGCCCTGCTCACCCCGGCGGACGTGGCGATCGGCATCTCCCACTCCGGCGCCACCCGGGAGACGATCGAGCCGTTCGAGCTGGCCAAGGAGCGCGGCGCCACCACGGTCGCCCTGACCGCCGACCCTCGCTCCCCGCTGGCCCGCGCCGCCGACGTACGGCTGATCTCCTCCTCCTCGGAGACCAGCTTCCGCACCGGCAGCATCGGCGCCCGCCACTCGGTGCTGATGCTCATCGACTGCCTCTACGTCCGGGTCGGCCAGCTCTCCTACCAGCGGGCGAGCGCCTCCCTGGCGCTGACCGACCACATCGCCGGGGCGCACGCGGTGAAGTCCCGACGGACCCGCTGA
- a CDS encoding IclR family transcriptional regulator, translating to MERVTLIMDLFERPQTRLTLETISRRTGLPRSTTHRILDQLVRLDWLHHAVSGYLLGPRALGLGGREIGHSALRAAAAPRLLELAVRTKMVVHLAVLDGPEIYYLDKVGGRAAVDVPSRVGGRAVAHCTGLGKAMLAWLAPEEIDARYARLIERRTPHSIGRLDSLHRELGAVRRRNGLALDRGECFPDIACVGLAIRGPDGPIAAISAVGEGGSAVERIAPLVADTVRSVSDELFVAAQSNRPPYPYRSHRS from the coding sequence ATGGAGCGCGTGACGCTGATCATGGACCTCTTCGAGCGTCCCCAGACCCGCCTCACGCTCGAGACGATCTCCCGCCGGACGGGACTGCCCCGTTCGACCACCCACCGGATACTCGACCAGCTGGTCCGGCTGGACTGGCTCCATCACGCGGTGTCCGGATATCTGCTCGGACCGCGCGCCCTCGGCCTCGGCGGACGGGAGATCGGGCACAGCGCCCTGCGCGCCGCCGCCGCGCCCCGACTGCTCGAACTGGCCGTGCGCACCAAGATGGTCGTCCATCTCGCGGTGCTCGACGGGCCCGAGATCTACTATCTCGACAAAGTGGGAGGCCGGGCGGCGGTGGACGTGCCGTCCAGGGTCGGCGGCCGGGCGGTCGCGCACTGTACGGGGCTCGGCAAGGCGATGCTCGCCTGGCTGGCCCCGGAGGAGATAGACGCGCGCTACGCGCGGCTGATCGAGCGTCGCACCCCGCACAGCATCGGCCGCCTCGACTCGCTGCACCGGGAGCTCGGCGCCGTACGCCGCCGCAACGGGCTGGCCCTCGACCGAGGGGAGTGCTTTCCGGACATCGCGTGCGTGGGCCTGGCGATCCGTGGCCCGGACGGCCCGATCGCGGCTATCTCGGCTGTGGGCGAGGGAGGTTCCGCCGTAGAGCGCATCGCGCCGCTGGTGGCCGACACCGTGCGGTCCGTGTCCGACGAACTCTTCGTCGCCGCGCAGTCGAATCGCCCTCCATACCCGTATCGCTCGCACCGCTCGTAA
- a CDS encoding MFS transporter: MSETRTAPPQVPEATRSTTRNALVVVALLWAVQLVSLVGALSGIAQAEVAIHFRTTQIAWFTLMTLLTGTFFLPFVVKGAALYGKKRALLVATGLGLVGDLVAAVATDYRTLLIGRGIAGVYAAAAPLAYAITRDIFPRRWVGLASGIMAGGVGLVAFGGPFLSGWLLDNHGFRGVLWFMAVSTAVSFVLVAVVVPESPVRERGGRMDWLGGVLLGGGVAVLVYAVGQGTHWGWSSGRFLAFVAGGLITLIVFVLVERRVAEPLFPLAMTRRRSVWSVLLATSVAAGSLSAVGVVIQLLILMPKIPTVSEGLGWSGTHNAIVTSPISAMIIVAAVATGVLARRMDARILLGAGSALTVIGYGIGTQLHHSAAQIIEMGVIAGVGTGMVLAVIPIMIIEVVTPEEQALANGAQTLAQGVAQIVVSQLAFVVMAQNGKVLKGTQFYLDAGFTNGLWLVVGCCAVGALLVFLIPRSKRLDEVTVGQAA; the protein is encoded by the coding sequence ATGTCCGAGACCCGAACCGCTCCCCCGCAGGTCCCCGAGGCCACCCGCTCCACCACGCGCAACGCGCTCGTCGTCGTCGCACTGCTGTGGGCGGTCCAACTGGTGTCGCTCGTCGGCGCGCTGTCCGGCATCGCACAGGCCGAGGTCGCGATCCACTTCCGCACCACCCAGATCGCCTGGTTCACCCTGATGACCCTGCTGACCGGGACCTTCTTCCTGCCCTTCGTGGTCAAGGGAGCGGCCCTCTACGGCAAGAAGCGCGCCCTGCTGGTCGCCACCGGGCTCGGCCTCGTCGGCGACCTGGTCGCCGCCGTCGCCACCGACTACCGCACCCTGCTGATCGGGCGCGGCATCGCGGGCGTCTACGCGGCGGCGGCCCCCCTGGCCTACGCGATCACCCGTGACATCTTCCCCCGCCGCTGGGTCGGACTCGCCAGCGGCATCATGGCCGGCGGCGTGGGCCTCGTCGCCTTCGGCGGGCCGTTCCTGTCCGGCTGGCTCCTGGACAACCACGGCTTCCGGGGCGTGCTGTGGTTCATGGCCGTCAGCACCGCCGTCAGCTTCGTCCTGGTCGCCGTCGTCGTCCCCGAGAGCCCGGTCCGCGAACGCGGCGGCCGGATGGACTGGCTCGGCGGAGTCCTGCTCGGCGGCGGGGTCGCGGTGCTCGTCTACGCCGTCGGCCAGGGGACGCACTGGGGCTGGAGCAGCGGCAGATTCCTCGCCTTCGTCGCCGGAGGGCTGATCACGCTGATCGTCTTCGTGCTCGTCGAGCGCCGGGTCGCCGAACCGCTGTTCCCCCTCGCCATGACCCGGCGCCGCTCGGTGTGGAGCGTCCTGCTGGCCACGTCCGTGGCGGCCGGCTCGCTCAGCGCGGTCGGCGTGGTGATCCAGCTCCTGATCCTGATGCCGAAGATCCCCACCGTCTCCGAGGGGCTGGGCTGGTCCGGGACGCACAACGCCATCGTGACCAGCCCGATCAGCGCCATGATCATCGTGGCCGCGGTGGCCACCGGCGTACTCGCCCGCCGCATGGACGCCCGGATCCTGCTGGGCGCCGGCTCCGCGCTCACGGTCATCGGGTACGGCATCGGCACCCAACTCCATCACAGCGCCGCGCAGATCATCGAGATGGGCGTGATCGCCGGCGTGGGCACGGGCATGGTCCTCGCTGTCATCCCCATCATGATCATCGAGGTGGTCACTCCCGAGGAGCAGGCCCTGGCCAACGGCGCCCAGACCCTCGCGCAGGGAGTCGCGCAGATCGTCGTCTCCCAACTGGCCTTCGTCGTCATGGCCCAGAACGGAAAGGTCCTGAAGGGCACCCAGTTCTATCTGGACGCCGGCTTCACCAACGGGCTCTGGCTGGTCGTCGGATGCTGCGCGGTCGGCGCGCTGCTCGTCTTCCTGATCCCGAGAAGCAAGCGCCTCGACGAGGTGACCGTGGGTCAGGCGGCCTGA
- a CDS encoding TetR/AcrR family transcriptional regulator, with the protein MARTAEPRQPAAPVSRRQLARRVAILRAAGELGAREGLAGVQMLDVAKEAGVAIATLYRYFPSKTHLFTAVLEWRIELFLEDRAADDADAEGGAADGVGEVAETLIALTVKLLDSPLLASAVALSSFTEYSSAVPNRYDIAGSCLGQAVLRLLGVHEPRDEDRSTVRLLIYSWWGLFVAAQTEEISVGQVEADLRLAVRLILAPYGDRDARSL; encoded by the coding sequence GTGGCCAGGACCGCTGAGCCGCGGCAGCCCGCCGCACCGGTGTCGCGCAGGCAGCTCGCCCGCCGGGTGGCCATCCTCCGGGCCGCCGGCGAACTCGGCGCGCGCGAGGGGCTCGCCGGTGTGCAGATGCTGGACGTGGCCAAGGAGGCGGGCGTCGCGATCGCCACGCTGTACCGCTACTTCCCGTCCAAGACGCATCTGTTCACGGCGGTCCTGGAATGGCGCATCGAGCTGTTCCTGGAAGACCGCGCCGCTGACGACGCCGACGCCGAGGGCGGGGCGGCGGACGGGGTGGGCGAGGTCGCGGAGACGCTCATCGCGCTCACCGTGAAGCTGCTGGACAGTCCCCTGCTCGCCTCGGCCGTGGCGCTGTCGTCGTTCACCGAGTACTCGAGCGCGGTCCCCAACCGCTACGACATCGCCGGCAGTTGCCTCGGACAGGCGGTGCTGCGGCTGCTCGGCGTCCATGAACCCCGCGACGAGGACCGCAGCACCGTGCGGCTGCTCATCTACAGCTGGTGGGGCCTGTTCGTGGCGGCGCAGACCGAGGAGATCTCCGTCGGGCAGGTGGAGGCCGACCTGCGCCTGGCCGTGAGGCTGATCCTCGCACCCTACGGAGACCGGGACGCGCGGTCGCTCTGA
- a CDS encoding SIS domain-containing protein: MSVEPANESVSESVTEPVSADRFAREGLAVLNRLAESARADVSAAAGLIADCVREDGVVHAFGTGHSQALVLELAGRAGGLAPTNRLSIADLVLFGGDHPRVLDDPLLERKPGIAARLYELAAPRPQDLFVIVSNSGVNNVIVEMALRVKERGHRLLALTSLAHTGAVPAVHPSGKRLADLADVVLDNAAPHGDALLELPGGGAVCALSTLTGVLLVQMTVAEATARLLASGDRPPVYVSANVPGGFESNLELEERYAGRIRRTAS, from the coding sequence GTGTCCGTCGAGCCCGCCAACGAGTCCGTGAGCGAGTCCGTGACCGAGCCGGTGAGCGCCGACCGCTTCGCGCGCGAGGGCCTGGCGGTCCTGAACCGCCTCGCCGAGTCCGCGCGCGCCGACGTGAGCGCCGCCGCCGGGCTGATCGCGGACTGTGTGCGCGAGGACGGTGTCGTGCACGCCTTCGGCACCGGCCACTCCCAGGCCCTCGTCCTCGAACTCGCCGGCCGGGCGGGCGGACTGGCGCCCACCAACCGCCTCAGCATCGCCGACCTCGTCCTCTTCGGCGGCGACCACCCCCGCGTCCTCGACGACCCGCTCCTGGAACGGAAGCCGGGGATCGCGGCCCGCCTCTACGAGCTCGCCGCCCCCCGGCCCCAGGACCTCTTCGTCATCGTCTCCAACTCCGGCGTCAACAACGTCATCGTCGAGATGGCGCTGCGGGTCAAGGAGCGCGGCCACCGCCTCCTCGCCCTCACCTCCCTCGCCCACACCGGGGCCGTGCCGGCCGTCCACCCCAGCGGCAAGAGGCTCGCCGACCTCGCCGACGTCGTCCTCGACAACGCGGCCCCGCACGGCGACGCCCTCCTCGAACTTCCCGGAGGCGGCGCGGTCTGCGCCCTGTCCACGCTGACCGGCGTGCTGCTGGTCCAGATGACGGTCGCCGAGGCGACCGCCCGCCTCCTCGCCTCCGGCGACCGCCCCCCGGTCTACGTCTCCGCCAACGTGCCCGGCGGCTTCGAGAGCAACCTCGAACTGGAGGAGCGGTACGCGGGACGCATCCGGCGTACGGCCAGCTGA